The sequence below is a genomic window from Hydractinia symbiolongicarpus strain clone_291-10 chromosome 10, HSymV2.1, whole genome shotgun sequence.
CAGGAAAAAGCATTCTCCTATAATGATGATTaattctgttgtttacatttcccAGCGGTAAGCTCTTTCGGCTCTGGCATATGGTGTAAGAGGAAAAAACATAGGGGTGCTAGGAGAAAGGAGGACTTTAGATGAATTTAAATAAGCCAGAAGGCATTATTCTACACTCAATAATAGTGAGAAGAAATTGATAGGGAAAAACTATCTGTACCAAATCCTAATATCTTTTTTCCCGCCACATAAATGCCAGAGCCGGAAGCCAAACAGCTAACCACTGAAATGTTAACAAATAATGTCACACTGGAAATCATGTATAAACCACTTCCCGTCTGATAAttcttttaatttcattttaagaATAATAGACGGCTTGCGTTgtgacgtcatttgtttacattttctcgGACCTTGTGGAAGCTGGCAGGATAAAAAACAGCGAGCGCCAGCGCAGGTATAGAGCTTTTCTAATTCATAGGCCACCAAATTCACATCTCCCaaggtttacaaaaaaatacgtTCGCCGAAATTAACCGGCCTGTTTGTCGTTGCTGCTGAAATAACTAGGACGCCATGTGGTCAGATTCAAGTTATTTTCTTTCGCTTGATAAAGATGAGAAAACTTTGTATATTAAAAAGCTCACCCTAGCCAATGATGAGGTATTACCAGATCCTTATACCTTAAAAAAAGACTGGCAAAACGATCCAAAGTATTTACCAGATATAACATTTGGAGATATCCATATGTACTTAGTGAAAAGTCCTAGTAGTGGTATCACTCACGAGTCGATGAAGGCTTTTAAATCATTGGATTcatacaacttttttttatgtgGTCATGTACAAGACGTCTATTATCATAACATTGATGCAAAAAGCGAATTTTGTTACATTAAAACAGAGGTTTGTTTGCCTTTGCTATATTgttagctttttattttttatgactgCTCCCCTTAATGCTTTACTTAAAGGCTTTACCAAGTCAAAGACAAggccaaaaacaaaaactatatgAAGTATGGGTTGCATTACATAAGAAGGGTGGCTGGGTCCTTACTGCAAACTGCACATGCATGGCCGGGTAAGCAGGTTATTAAACATTGTGTATATAACTTATTAGGCAACCTAGCTCTAATACACTACATTTTGTTTAGACTCGGTTCAGCATGCAGCCATGTTGGGGCTCTATTATTTAAGCTGCAAGCCAGTGCATTATTAGGAATAAACAAAATTGCATGTACAAGTAAACTTTGCGCTTGGAAACGCTCTAGACGATTCGCAGAACCAGCTCTTATGACTGAGATAGACTTCAGCAGACCAAAGCAGAAGCAAACAGTacccaaagaaaaaaaagttgtgtcGGATAGAAAGAAGAAGCCTTTTTCTTTCAGGGATCCCACACATCTAAATAATGAGtttcataaacaaaaattaaaagaactttATACAGTAAATCCAGATGCTGCGATTCTTACTAGCCTATACAACAATGATCCAGAAGATTTTACAGTTACCAAAAGTTTAAACTGACACTGCTGATGAAACCGAATTAAATAGCATTCCTGAACCTTTGACAAGCCTTTTTAAGCCAcaattaattaataataatcCTGAAGAAATTCAATCAGAGTGCAGAGAGCTTTACTACAAATACAAAAATGGCTACTGTGACAGTCAGTACAAAAATTTAACGAAAGTTACAAGAGAACAGCGCTTGTCAACAGCATGGCAAATTCATAGAGCAGGTAGAATCACAGCATCTGTCTCAAAAAGAGCATACAGTTTAAacctaaataatgaaaattctaaaaaaatatttacagaaacAATCATGCAATATTCTACAAATATAACTGTAAGAGCACAACAATACGGTATTGACATGGAAGCAACTGctagaaaaaaatttgttgaggtgttcacaaaaaatcatgaaaacctTATTGTAAAAGAAACTGGTTTACATGTGTCAGAAGAATACCCATTTATGGGAGCATCACGTGATGCTC
It includes:
- the LOC130612565 gene encoding uncharacterized protein LOC130612565, which codes for MLYLKALPSQRQGQKQKLYEVWVALHKKGGWVLTANCTCMAGLGSACSHVGALLFKLQASALLGINKIACTSKLCAWKRSRRFAEPALMTEIDFSRPKQKQTVPKEKKVVSDRKKKPFSFRDPTHLNNEFHKQKLKELYTVNPDAAILTSLYNNDPEDFTVTKSLN